A portion of the Maylandia zebra isolate NMK-2024a linkage group LG9, Mzebra_GT3a, whole genome shotgun sequence genome contains these proteins:
- the LOC106675359 gene encoding uncharacterized protein LOC106675359, with the protein MPMSCCVYGCSSRSTRETDKRYFRVPKIAQRRGEKWKILTEKRRKKWILNLRLQSGGAESANARVCSDHFVRGCPSALDDEESEDWAPTVNLGYERKPRSESVLKREKRMKLKAEQHRCAEAILDMQQTAESPDLSLVTVENPELQLPAENPQPEDFSVNETFTYPGCADAGCQTELTMDDIEKMEDVLRQNTAELVDLRSKALDTQFSQEAFEKK; encoded by the exons ATGCCTATGTCCTGTTGTGTTTACGGATGCTCCAGTAGGTCGACCAGAGAAACTGATAAACGGTATTTTAGGGTACCAAAAATAGCCCaacgaagaggagaaaaatggaaaattctaaCCGAAAAACGTaggaaaaaatggattttaaatttaCGTTTACAGTCGGGAGGAGCAGAGTCTGCCAATGCCCGTGTCTGCAGCGACCACttcgtcagag GCTGCCCAAGTGCTTTGGATGACGAAGAGTCGGAGGACTGGGCTCCGACGGTCAATCTCGGCTACGAACGAAAACCCAGATCGGAATCAGTTCTCAAACGAGAGAAAAGAATGAAGCTTAAGGCAGAACAGCATCGATGTGCAGAGGCGATTTTGGATATGCAACAGACGGCTGAGAGCCCGGATTTGAGCCTAGTGACAGTGGAGAACCCCGAACTGCAGCTTCCAGCTGAGAATCCACAACCAGAAGACTTCAGTGTGAATGAGACATTCACTTATCCAG GCTGTGCGGATGCTGGATGCCAGACAGAGCTGACGATGGATGACATCGAGAAGATGGAGGATGTTTTGAGACAGAACACAGCAGAGCTGGTTGATCTTCGGAGCAAGGCTCTGGACACACAGTTCAGCCAGGAggcttttgaaaaaaaatga